The sequence AAAGCAATTAATTATAGTGCAGCAAACTGTTGATGTTAGAGTGTTttctataatttattatttattattcaaGATGTTTGCTACTCCTTGTGACGGAAAAATAAGTGTTCAATATCTCTTTTGTTTGATACCGCTCCAGTGCGGTTGTGGAAACAATGCCCTTACTGTGTGAAAGATTTTGTCATAACAGTAACCTGGATTTGCGGTCCGAAATATGTTCGGGCACATGACAGAATTATGGGATGGGATTTTGATCACTCGGATTGCATTGAATTCCCCAATATTCTTTGCTCTTTCACCTCCTTATCCAAGTCTTTCCATGTTTTTTTTAGCAATCATTGGTTCCTTGAGTTCTGTTTCATAGATATCAAATGTCACGATTGGAGACATGCTTCTCTAAATTAGTGGGCGAATTTTAGGCTTTTAGCATGTGCCCGAGCCCAAGTCGGTGAATATGTTTATTTCTCCCCAGCATTTCAATACGATTGCGAATGATTCATTCATCCCTTTGTAACAGCAAATTGTTCCACTTTATATTGCCGCACATCAACGATATAGCTCGAGTTCCTTTGTTATCATGGTTTCATTTCTTAACAGATGACAAGGTTGCCACCGAGTTGAAAAAGGCCATCATGCAAGCTCGAATGGATAAGAAACTGACACAGTCACAACTTGCTCAGGTTTGTTATTCCAACTCTTCTTTCCAGTTCCCAATTTCGCACAATTTATGTTCACGAAGATTTACTTTCGTACCAAGATGATcctgatatgaatttttttcatccTAATACGACATTTGAATTGCAGCTTATTAATGAGAAGCCCCAGATCATCCAGGAATATGAATCTGGAAAAGCAATTCCTAACCAGCAGATCATTTCTAAACTGGAGAAATCTCTTGGTGTGAAACTGCgtgggaaaaaataaaattagcgACCAGGAAAGTCGGTCTTTCGCATCGAAGTGTCGTTTGAGTTCTGAAAGTGGTTGTGTAAATGAACCTGTTTttaattttcttcttttctcctttgGCCACTGGTGTTGCTCATATGTCAGAATTCTGGAGAATGGATTTGGCTTTCCTTATGAAATATGATGAATATATTGTTACTTAAAAGACCTGGATTCCGATTCTGATGATTTTCTCTCTTTTGAAGACCCATTAATTCTCGCTAATACTTGTCAATTCCACTTATCCGAATTATGGAATCATCATCCAGCTTCCTGGTGTTTGAACTtaatttctttttaaaattgttaCGGTGAAAAAGCAAACATCGTTCGAGATTCATCCGATCCTTGAATTAATTAAGTTTGATCGTTTTTTTAGGAAATAAAATTGTCGCAAGTTGTTTTGTCCTGGTTCACTATTTGAACCCTATTGTTTGCTTTTAAGTTAAATGGAAAAATAAGCTGGCCTCTTCAaccaaaaatttcgaaaatctGGAAATCTTGAATAACTTTTATCAACATTGAATGTGTCCAGGTCATATGTCAAGTTTTGCTGCTCATGATCTACAACTTGCTTGTATATtattcataaaacttacacttCATGAAAATTACATATAATTGTATCAGCCAAATTTACACCGTAAGCTTTCTCGAAGCCCCAAGATAGTAAATTCTACCATTGTCAACCCAAAACGATCCACtgattcaaaatcaaatattgtaACAATCAATCCACGTAAAAAGATTAATGTACAAGGCATTCTTTCATCAATCAAACAAGGGCGTGAGCAAGGAACAATCTTCAACTCATTAGCGGTTTAAGCCTCGAAAATCTTATATTACTCGCATGCCAGTTTTGTCCCAAAACTGGTCAGACAAATAGCAAAGGCTTGGAAAGCTGATAGGGGCTGCCTATAATCCATTGTGAAAGTGTCATCACCAACTTTCCCAAACTGAAGCAGCACCGTCTCCTCATCACCCTTTCCTCCAGGCTGACTTTGATCCATAGTGGCGACGAGTTGAAAATTCTTGACCGACGCGACAGTTACTCTGCCATGGAAATTCAAGCACCAGCATTCCAAATGTTCGTGCCATCGCGGGGCtttgtttttcaaaattgtGAGCGCTGGAGTATAGGGCTCTGGCTTCTTCGCTTTAACGACGTCTTGATTATTATCAGTTGATTCCTCAAGAAATCGGCATTTAAGGGAGCACGCCATCCTCCTAGGACCTCTTGATTTCAAGAGATTGAACTTGTATGACACATGCCCGACTTCAAAGTTACCAGCTGGGACTTGGGGACTTATCTGCTTGCTTGCAAAACGGCGGCCAGCTCTACTACTTGATGGCTTCGCTCCACTGTGCGGTGGTTGGCTGTCATAGATGGTGAAATTGGTACCGAGGAAATCTGACCTGTGACACAAATATTTGGGTTCTTCAAATACATGAGATGGCACAGATAAGttgaaaaaaattgaagaaaacgggaatgatttaaaaatccttTAAGAGTGAGACTTGATGCGGATAGAAATTGTTAAGTGATGTTAGGTACAACCATTGCTAGTTCCACGGTCACCAAAGTTGCTGTCACCCAACCCCACCAACAGTCACTCTAGCATGGTTTTGCCACGTGTGACACAACTGCAGAGTCACTACCGCCCAGCCCTTGGCCACAAAATGCCTCCTATTTCCGTGCAATCTTCCACAACAGATGCAATTACCAAGTGGACCTTCTGCAGTTTCTTTATAAAGCCACAGCATCCATTTTCTGGAAAATTCCAAATGCAATTCGACTAGCTAAGTTGTCTGCATCTCAATGATACTCATTCCAAATCCCGCATCATCCATGGTTTTATCAACCAACTCCTCTTAAGCCTCAAATTTATTGTTATGGTTAGGAAGGATCATATACTGTcgaggaatttctattggattgCGGACCAACTCCCCTTAAGCCTCAAATCTATCAACCAAATCCCCTTAAGCCTCAAATTTAAAGCTACTATTCCATAGAAAGATGTGGCTTGAAGTACAAAGGGCCGTGATGTAAAGCCTCTTCTTCATCCTATTCCATTGTCCCCACTTCTCTTTTAATCATTTAATAATAATCCAAGTCTACCCTCGTATTTGGTGATTTCGAGTTATGTGCACAACAGCCAAGATAAGAAAATATGAACATGAGTTCACGTCGGTTGGACCACCCAATAAAAATATCGATTCATCCATTTAAATGTAACTTCATAATCATGAAGTGACAATCATGCCAATGAAAGTAAGCTAaacttctttttttcttttttctttttttatcaaaaagaagTTGTGGATTTTGTTCCCTTTAATTGCAGAAACAATAATTACATCGTAGAAAAAGTGAGACGGTTCAGAACTGTCAGTTAGGGATTCTAACCTCAATTTTCCAACATAGGCTTTACTACCTTGAGATAGATCATCAGCATCCAGAGATATAATGTACTCGGTGTGGGCACCATTTCTATAGCGTCGTGCTGCTAAGAGAAACTTGCCTTTGTCCGTAAATGCTGCAAAAAAAACAAGCATTAAAACATCAGCTTTTAAAAAATCACAAAGCAGCAAAAAACCGACGACAATAAATAGATTAAGATTAAAAGAGGCATGAATCTCTAGTCTAGAGACCTTTGACTTGATCAGTCAATTTACAGCTATCAAGGGTTTCATTCGATTAGTGCAATAAGCATGGAGCAACCTTCTACATAGATATTTAAATGCTAGTGATATGCAGAATTCGATTCAATTCAATCGTGGAATGTTTCTGCACCTTGATAAATGTTGGATTACGCCTTGTGCAATCCAATTGTCGTTTTCCTTTATGTGATATAGCACTGGAAACTTGCTAAGCCAGGACCAACTGGCAAGATTCAGTGATACAGACAAAAGCGATTGATAAATAAATTCCCAAGAACCCACCAAATAAATTGACATATAGATATTTTGAAATCTATAAGTcatgacaaaattttgaaaaattacaaatatcGTAATCTTCTCTTATAAATTTACTTCAAAGATTTATTGACTATGGGAATTTGAATggtgatggattttgttgtattaGGTCCAAGAACTTGAATGATTGACCAATAAATCAAAGATAGGTACAGCGGATAGTTATATCTACCAATCTAAGCAGAGTTGActtcacaattttcaaaaatgatgGCTGTGGTTGATCAAATATCAAGAATAATTCGAAAAAATTGTGACGATACCCTTAACTTGAAAGTCAGTCAAAGTTATGTTCACTCAAAATTCATAGTTAAACTGCTGGTAAATAAGCAATTTATTAACAACTCAAATCATTCTGCAGGTTATCTTAACAAAGCAATCGTACTTACATGGTGAGAGAGCCAGATAAAGGTAAAATGTTGCATTTTTCTTGTCACGTTTTATGATACATTGAAGCGGAGAGTCTCGCGGCCCTGGCTGCAGTTATGCAAAAAATTTACTaagaaaatccaaaacaaaattTGAGAGATTGAAACGAAACCACTCATGATGTGATCAACATATGTATTccgattttatataataacacaACCAATCAGCCAATCCTGATAATTGACATCGATTTCAAACTAATTCACCATTCAGAATGCGCATAAATCCAAAACTCCTTAGATCACACACACAAACAATCCAAGCATATGCAACTTTTACGAGCAATCAGCCAATCATGATAATTGACATCGATTTCCCTCTAATTTACCATTCAGAATGTGCATCCATCCAAAACTGCTTGGATCACACACCCAAACTATACAAGTATATGCAAAAATCAAAGCAAAAATCGGtgaaaaagaaattaaaaaaacgACCTTTTTTAGGGAGGAAGGGAAGGTGATTTTCCCGGGGTGATGTACAGAGGTCTTTTCCACCACTTCTTTCGTGGCTTCTCTCCACCGCTTGCAAACGCATCCAAATGCGACGACGTTTTGGCGTTGCGGCCATTTGTCTTCACTCGCTTCCACCCTCTGTATTATTTCCCCGAGCAGCTCCGGCAACAAACTCGCCCACGTACCGGAGTCAGGTCCACCCAATCCACCAGAAGCCACGCCGCCACGCTGATGCTGCCCGTTTCCATCATCATCACCGATTCCTTCCAATTTGCTGCCCCCTTCCCGGAGGATACCGTTATCCAAATCGCAGATAGATTCGATTTCCGAGGACTTGGATTCTTTGCAAGATTTGGAGAGTGTGAAGGACCGGTGGATGATTCTTCGCGGGAGGAAAGATCGTCTCAATGACATCTCGGTCAGAGATGGACGAAGAGAGAGAATCGAGGGATCTTTAGAGAGAGAAAATAGCTGGACTCCATTTATATGCTTTGCAGGGAAATTTCATGGGTGATTTAGGTATTAAGAACACACGTCGGTGACGGAGAGATTGACGACAGAcgaatgaaatatttatttaattttgggaattttaaaTGTGAGACACGTGTAACGATTCTGTTGGTTGGTGTCGGATGATTTTGGTGAGGGTTGGTTGTTTTTGTCATCGAGTGGCTGGAGGTTAGTAACAAGAGGCGTTTCTTCGATGTCGTTTTAAAGCATCGTGAAATCAATGTGCACAAATATTAGAATTTTTGGtgcaacataatttatttatgtcatAAATATGGGGATACTATTAAAATTAGAAACTTTAGAAATAgttttttatgatatttttaaaaattatgagtTATATGACACGATcacttaaaaactcaaaaaatagaaaaatataaagaattattttattatgatatatgatggttataaattaatatttttattaaatgaaaataagattattttgtttaaatgaGACCGTGGGCATTTAAGGTTTATCGTTAAATTAGTTTGAAATTTCAAAGTTGGAAGGTTGATTTTTTTCTACTTATGTATAATAAGTGATTGTCACATATTTCTTGGCATCATATGAATGTACATTGAAAGTCCAAGACCTTTTGTTTTTCCGATTCATTTCCTCCTATAAATGATGAAATGTTTTCGACTTCGTAAAAAAatgaatatagatttattattCATAAAAttgtaagaaaataaaattataatcaaTCTATTTTAGAACTTACAAACATCACCTTTGTATATTATATAGATTCTTGTATGTTCAATCACTAAGTATCTCATCTATATTCTTAAGTAATTGTTTCAATTTTATTagtaattatttaagtttagGCGTGGACAGTAGCTGCTTTTGGTAAGTTATGTCATACCAATTTTTgtcttttcaaaatatttttatcccATAACTACCATAATTctttttcaataataataaaaaaaccataatcttaaatataaattactcaaatattattatattttatataaaagttTGTTAGGCATAAATATaacattatattttaaataaaattttaatttatgtgcGCTAATCTTGTGTATATGCTTACTAGTAGTATATATTATAGACCCAAAGAATGTGAATTAATTGCTGACAAACTTTCAATTGTTGATGTGATCAGTGTTTTCATAATTGAACCGGTGATTGAACCGGTCTATCTAAAAAAAATGGTCCAATcggtcggaccgttttaaccggacggtcgaatcggaaaatcgtttatataacataatataataaataatatattttaaattttaaaaactaaaatatatttatatatatatatagacagaGTTTTGATATGGTGAGCATCTATCATGTGCACTTATGTGTGCACCTGTTGATGTGGCGTTCACCTATTGGATGTAAAAGATGTCACGTCAGCGGTGCACACAAAAGTGCACATCATGAGTGCTCATAATATCAAATCTATATAtagacaaatatatatatatatatattgttataaatcataataaaaatagaGAGATGAGTAGAGAGAATTCATGAAATTAGATAGAAatcatatgagtcaatactcaggtgCAAATTTCATTGAACTCGATTACTCATATTTATAGGGAAATATTACAAAATACAAATCTGtacaaatattatctttacatatttatcttgatcacatatatttaataagataatcatctataataataatatatttgtaACACTCCTCCTTAGATGATTATTTGCACAAGCAATCGATTCTTCAAAATCTTCATTTGGCAAGATGCATGTCTAGGAACTTCATCGGGACTTAAGTgttgcctcgttaaaaccttgacAGTAAAATTTCGTGGGAAAAATCTgaacgaaggaaaaagagtacaacaacATATATTTTCTTTGGATATCTTCCCGACGATGGATgcgcctcgttaaaaccttatcaggaaaaacccagtgggacaAAATCCTAATGAAGTAAAAAGAGTACATCTCTTGATACTTGTTAATTGTctcattaaaaaccttgttatgAAAAACCACGTGAGAAAAATCATAGACAAGGGAAAAAAAGTACAACTTTATTTGTTCCCCCTCTTGCAAGCATCACTTTCAATTATTAACttttaatatttcaatattatgcACTACTTTGCCAAAAATtgattcagattctgatttTGTCATACATATGGTACTTCAAGACCAAatatattttcttcttctttttcaagttggcaaaaataatattttgagcaTCGAATCCTTCGATGATGTTTCTATATGTAACACCATCAAATCAGTGCATCAACGACAAGtacaaatattttctcataatccGCTTGAAATACTTTGAGAAACTTTGCTAATATTTGCTCATATTGGCACATATCATTGTTATTGAAAGTTCAACAAATTGTAGTTCAAAATAATCATCATTTTTCGTAATAGCAAAACACActaatgattatatcattttaatcccaaataatttgcgaaatctcatattttgatatacttgttattcttcatgaataacataatccaaattggattcattgaaataattgaTCGTTCACGCTTCTAGCGTCCTTTTTCATTTACTTGCAAGTAATATAAAATATGGTCCTGCAGGACGTCGATTTATTTCATAACGACCAGCCTCCATTGTTCTTTTCACATTGAGATGTTCACTCATTTTCTTTAAAGGGGTTCTTCGTCACTAAAGACGatttaaattattcaacttgaacataaatgaagctaaacgatcttatacacaagatcaaataatgtatttgagatttaaactttGAACATCATGTTCACTTTATATTTCATTGGGATCGATCTCAAATATTCTTGTAGCTTCTATTTTCTTCCCCTCAATGTTAGAAAAATTGTtttacaataataataaataagaaTGTCGcatcataaaatctcatttctcaagataattgatcataagattcaatatattttcaacatatTTACAATCCCTTCAAGAGATTTATTTTAGTGCATTTCTCACACAAACATTAACTTTCAGTACATGAGCATTtggtataatatttataatatatctttcAGATATCCCCAAATATGAcgcatttattttaattgtttaatagttgattggaggcaaaataaatcaactaaACCAATGTATTTATAATCATGAAATTGATATGCATATCCTCTTTTGATCAAGATTGTCTTGATTACATATTCTGGAAATTTTCTCAATACGTATTCGCAAACATCATGTTACGTTTCGTGGGCACATGTTATTTATTCATTCCAGATAATATGGGGATTCTCTACCAATTTGAGCTAATGATAGTGATATCAAATTTAATAAGCAATAAGAATTCATAAAATCTTCTGGATCTTTGATTCAAAAACATCCATATTTATCGATCCAGGAACTTTTGGCTTGTTCATTAACAACTTTGTGCACTATCAATAGTTTTtcaactatttatataatttgaatgctcaattcaatccattatgccaaactctgaaagtatttgtatcaatgatacttttctagaaatattgatttgtaacaTACTATTTAAACCAAATCAATATCCACTAGATTCAAAAAATACATATTCGTCATTATTGTGTATCACTTTTTTATAATATCAAGCACATCATCTTTTTTCATCGTCAATCAAGCGATCTTATAGATCTTTCAAACATTCAATCAACATACGATGAAACATATGATTTGGATAGACATCAATGGTCTCCACAAACTTTTATATCTTGCTTgatagatatcaataaatcttTTTACGTACTTCAGGTACGATAGTGATACGAGATACCGATGTACGTTTAGTACAATACTTGATTATGACGTATATATCAATATTTTGTGCGAATTTATGATTCATATCTCGCTTCATACGAGATGACATATTCTTCATTGAAGAATTAAATTACAGTGTATCAATTGTGTTCATTGGCACTGTCACATTCACTTAAAAAAATGGACCACATTAATTATACAATTGTCATAATTGTCATTCCttgaacaaaataatataaataatatattatattaaaataattgaaattgtGAAATCTGACGTACCTTTTAAAATTCTTGTATACACCAAGTAGATCTTTTACCTTCAACAATGACATTCAATCTATAACAAATGTCATCTCACATTAAATTTATGTTCCTACatgtaagataataatatgtgataaaaatactctatcatttatttaaaaaatgatagattaatcaaatgatttaaaaaattcaaaatttatatccacaatcaaaattgatgaatttaaaatccataatcaaattttattaaataaattaaagatttaacaacccaatatatccttaaaatataaaaattctcaaatcagAAAATTTATCACCAAATTGCAT comes from Henckelia pumila isolate YLH828 chromosome 4, ASM3356847v2, whole genome shotgun sequence and encodes:
- the LOC140894639 gene encoding tubby-like F-box protein 7, producing MSLRRSFLPRRIIHRSFTLSKSCKESKSSEIESICDLDNGILREGGSKLEGIGDDDGNGQHQRGGVASGGLGGPDSGTWASLLPELLGEIIQRVEASEDKWPQRQNVVAFGCVCKRWREATKEVVEKTSVHHPGKITFPSSLKKPGPRDSPLQCIIKRDKKNATFYLYLALSPSFTDKGKFLLAARRYRNGAHTEYIISLDADDLSQGSKAYVGKLRSDFLGTNFTIYDSQPPHSGAKPSSSRAGRRFASKQISPQVPAGNFEVGHVSYKFNLLKSRGPRRMACSLKCRFLEESTDNNQDVVKAKKPEPYTPALTILKNKAPRWHEHLECWCLNFHGRVTVASVKNFQLVATMDQSQPGGKGDEETVLLQFGKVGDDTFTMDYRQPLSAFQAFAICLTSFGTKLACE